From a region of the Bradyrhizobium sp. KBS0727 genome:
- a CDS encoding YqjD family protein: MASIDGEIGLKNMTDKATYERLEKDVIAVKNDIAALTDQITDALNSFAGTATKQAQRGYKQARANAEAAVDDMSERGSAMMDAAHDAATSIEETLEDVITQRPLATVGLALGLGFLIGATWRR; the protein is encoded by the coding sequence ATGGCGAGTATCGATGGCGAGATTGGATTGAAGAACATGACTGACAAAGCGACCTATGAACGCCTGGAAAAGGATGTAATCGCCGTGAAAAACGATATCGCCGCCCTGACCGACCAGATCACCGACGCGCTCAACAGCTTCGCCGGCACGGCCACCAAGCAGGCGCAGCGCGGCTACAAGCAGGCCCGCGCCAATGCGGAAGCGGCGGTCGATGACATGTCGGAGCGCGGCAGCGCCATGATGGATGCGGCCCATGACGCAGCGACGTCGATCGAGGAGACGCTGGAAGACGTCATCACGCAGCGCCCGCTGGCAACCGTGGGGCTGGCGCTCGGCCTCGGCTTCCTGATCGGCGCGACGTGGCGGCGGTAA
- a CDS encoding AI-2E family transporter — MPDSKAEAPPVIRRAEMVAFALVALLIICVVAVLYVAKAFFLPITMAFIIGTMLSPAANLLERYRVPRAVAAVLIVIAVGAAVTFMVGLIASPVMEWSNNLPELGARLKEKAHLFDRPLALWQELQSLLGGSDTLATFQLPKIEWVQPTVEFLSPTFTEFLLFVPTLILFIASWRELRRAMIMNFGDRPVRLRTMRILNEIEEQLGNYLLMVTMINVGVGIITGFICMVLGMPNPAGLGAMAATLNYIPIIGPIATFAILVVVGLVTFPTLGGGLLAPAAFAAMAFLEGHFITPTIVGRRLSLNALAVFMALAFWTWLWGPMGAFLSSPLLIVALIVREHLMPVDSPQLPSD, encoded by the coding sequence GTGCCCGACAGCAAGGCCGAAGCGCCACCGGTGATCCGCCGCGCGGAGATGGTCGCGTTCGCGCTCGTCGCGCTCCTGATCATCTGCGTCGTTGCGGTGCTCTATGTGGCGAAGGCGTTCTTCCTGCCGATCACGATGGCTTTCATCATCGGCACCATGCTGTCGCCGGCGGCGAACCTGCTGGAGCGCTACCGCGTCCCGCGCGCCGTCGCGGCAGTCCTGATCGTTATCGCGGTGGGCGCCGCCGTCACGTTCATGGTCGGGCTGATCGCCTCGCCGGTGATGGAATGGAGCAACAACCTTCCCGAGCTCGGCGCGCGACTGAAGGAAAAAGCGCACCTGTTCGACCGGCCGCTGGCGCTGTGGCAGGAGCTACAAAGCTTGCTGGGCGGATCCGATACACTGGCGACGTTCCAGTTGCCGAAGATCGAATGGGTTCAGCCGACGGTGGAATTTCTGTCGCCGACCTTTACCGAATTTCTGCTGTTCGTCCCGACCCTGATCCTGTTCATCGCAAGCTGGCGCGAGCTGCGCCGCGCGATGATCATGAATTTCGGCGACCGGCCGGTGCGATTGCGGACGATGCGGATCCTCAATGAGATCGAGGAGCAACTCGGCAACTACCTCCTGATGGTCACGATGATCAATGTCGGCGTCGGCATCATCACCGGCTTCATCTGCATGGTGTTGGGGATGCCCAATCCGGCTGGGTTGGGCGCGATGGCCGCGACCTTGAACTACATTCCGATCATCGGCCCGATCGCGACATTTGCGATTCTGGTCGTGGTCGGCCTCGTCACCTTCCCGACCCTCGGTGGCGGCCTGCTCGCGCCGGCGGCGTTTGCCGCGATGGCCTTTCTTGAAGGTCATTTCATCACGCCGACGATCGTCGGCCGCAGGCTGTCGCTGAATGCGCTCGCCGTCTTCATGGCGCTGGCGTTCTGGACCTGGCTGTGGGGTCCGATGGGCGCGTTCCTGTCGTCGCCGCTGCTGATCGTGGCGCTGATCGTCAGGGAGCATCTGATGCCGGTCGATTCGCCGCAGTTGCCGAGCGATTAA
- a CDS encoding response regulator, with protein MSRSQLVAEHLPLLRRYARALTGSQASGDAYVGAMLEALLQDPSLLDERHGARAGLFRLFTQIWNSVSINERSETSSTSSPSERRLSNITPLPRQAFLLLSLEGFSEEEVAFILDKEIAETRRLADTAGREMAAEIATDVLIIEDETFIAMDLESLVKNLGHNVIGVARTHTDAVALAKNRKPGLILADIQLADGSSGLDAVNELLKTFEVPVVFITAYPERFLTGERPEPAFLISKPFQPAMVSAVASQALFFQRNSKNRAPKVA; from the coding sequence ATGTCCCGATCACAGCTCGTTGCTGAACATTTGCCGCTGTTGCGGCGCTATGCCCGTGCGTTGACCGGCAGCCAGGCGTCCGGCGACGCCTATGTCGGGGCCATGCTGGAGGCCCTGCTGCAGGATCCCTCGCTGCTGGACGAGCGCCACGGCGCCCGCGCCGGCCTGTTCCGGCTGTTCACGCAGATCTGGAATTCGGTCTCGATCAACGAAAGGTCCGAGACCTCTTCCACGTCGTCGCCGTCAGAGCGCCGGCTTTCGAATATCACCCCATTGCCACGACAGGCCTTCCTGCTGCTGTCGCTGGAAGGGTTTTCGGAGGAGGAAGTGGCGTTCATCCTCGACAAGGAGATCGCCGAGACCCGCAGGCTCGCCGATACCGCCGGCCGCGAGATGGCGGCCGAAATCGCCACCGATGTCCTGATCATCGAGGACGAGACCTTCATCGCGATGGATCTCGAAAGCCTCGTGAAGAATCTCGGCCACAACGTCATCGGCGTCGCCCGCACCCATACCGATGCGGTCGCACTCGCCAAGAACCGCAAGCCCGGTTTGATCCTGGCCGACATCCAGCTTGCCGACGGCTCATCCGGTCTTGACGCGGTCAACGAACTGCTCAAGACCTTCGAAGTGCCTGTCGTGTTCATCACCGCTTATCCCGAACGCTTCCTCACCGGCGAGCGTCCGGAGCCCGCGTTCCTGATTTCAAAACCGTTCCAGCCGGCGATGGTCTCGGCGGTGGCGAGTCAGGCGCTGTTCTTCCAGCGCAACTCGAAGAACCGCGCGCCGAAGGTGGCGTAA
- a CDS encoding NepR family anti-sigma factor, which translates to MKEVKKQGGLNAEIQSRIGHQLRAMYDDVVRQGVPDRFAELIRKLDGPEAAAEIAKKDGGE; encoded by the coding sequence ATGAAAGAAGTAAAGAAGCAGGGCGGGCTCAATGCCGAGATTCAGTCCAGGATCGGGCACCAGCTAAGGGCCATGTACGACGACGTGGTGCGGCAAGGCGTGCCAGACCGCTTTGCCGAACTCATCCGAAAGCTCGATGGGCCCGAAGCCGCCGCTGAAATCGCAAAAAAAGACGGAGGTGAATAA
- a CDS encoding PAS domain S-box protein, translating into MTKFLERILDSSMFSPHGICLLWEPELIWLHVVSDALIALAYFSIPFALAIFVLKRRDLRFGWVYWSFGIFIMACGLTHVLSIYTLWVPVYGIEGLVKAATAAASVFTAGMLWPLLPKLLTIPSPFEFRQVQEALKDEEIKARDSENLLAQFRAAQRAQRESMARLTAVVETAVDGFILIDARGRILLFNPACERLFGYRAEEVFHENVKILMPPMYSDHHDRYVSSFLRTGERKIIGTGREVIGLRKDGSTFPMELSVGEAKQDGESIFVGIVHDLTSRKQTEEQLRQSQKMEIVGQLSGGIAHDFNNLLTVMIGNAEHLGEQLKSREDLRRIADDICRSGERGAELTQRLLAFSRRQFLQPLAVDCHELLDSMHKLLRRTLREDIEIVTAFDPDGIFAFVDRAQLESAVLNLALNAQDAMPSGGKLTLGTDVVSLDDRAPGSHPEVTTGEYALIAVTDNGEGMTPEVIGRVFEPFYTTKEVGKGSGLGLSMVYGFAKQSNGHVSIYSEPGLGTTVRLYLPRVGTAVPRVPEQDTANEEGAPRGDETILVAEDDPFVRASVVRRLESLGYTVIAAVTGDDALGKLRANPGIDMLFTDIVMPGGMSGWDLADLARQVRSGLPVVFSSGYALETLIEKGHASARSIILTKPYRKVELARRIREALAAGAPAS; encoded by the coding sequence ATGACAAAATTCCTTGAGCGTATTCTGGATTCGTCGATGTTCTCTCCCCACGGCATTTGCCTGCTGTGGGAGCCCGAGCTGATCTGGCTGCATGTCGTGTCCGACGCGCTGATCGCGCTGGCCTATTTCTCGATTCCGTTTGCGCTGGCGATTTTTGTCCTCAAGCGCCGCGACCTCCGGTTCGGATGGGTCTACTGGTCGTTCGGCATCTTCATCATGGCATGCGGCCTGACGCATGTGCTGTCGATCTATACGCTGTGGGTGCCGGTGTACGGCATCGAGGGGCTGGTGAAGGCCGCGACAGCCGCCGCCTCGGTATTCACCGCCGGAATGCTGTGGCCGTTGCTGCCGAAACTCCTGACCATTCCGTCGCCGTTTGAATTCCGTCAGGTGCAGGAGGCGCTCAAGGACGAAGAGATCAAGGCCCGCGATTCTGAAAATCTGCTGGCGCAATTCCGCGCGGCCCAGCGCGCCCAGCGCGAAAGCATGGCGCGGCTGACGGCGGTGGTCGAAACCGCGGTCGACGGCTTCATCCTGATCGACGCCCGGGGCCGCATCCTGTTGTTCAACCCGGCCTGCGAGCGGCTGTTCGGCTATCGGGCAGAAGAAGTCTTCCACGAAAACGTCAAGATACTGATGCCGCCGATGTATAGCGACCACCACGATCGCTATGTCAGCAGTTTCCTGCGCACCGGCGAGCGCAAGATCATCGGTACCGGCCGCGAGGTGATCGGCCTTCGCAAGGACGGCTCCACCTTTCCGATGGAGCTGTCGGTCGGCGAGGCGAAGCAGGATGGCGAATCGATCTTTGTCGGAATCGTTCACGACCTGACCTCGCGCAAGCAGACCGAGGAGCAACTTCGCCAGTCGCAGAAAATGGAGATCGTCGGGCAACTCTCCGGCGGCATCGCCCACGATTTCAACAACCTGCTCACGGTCATGATCGGCAATGCCGAACACCTCGGCGAGCAACTGAAGTCTCGGGAGGACCTGCGGCGGATCGCCGACGATATCTGCCGGTCGGGCGAACGCGGCGCGGAGCTGACGCAGCGGCTGCTGGCGTTCAGCCGCCGGCAATTCCTACAGCCGCTCGCCGTCGATTGCCACGAACTGCTCGATTCCATGCACAAGCTGCTGCGGCGGACGCTGCGGGAGGATATCGAAATCGTGACCGCTTTCGATCCCGACGGGATTTTCGCCTTTGTCGACCGCGCCCAGCTTGAATCGGCGGTGTTGAACCTTGCCTTGAACGCGCAGGACGCCATGCCCTCGGGCGGCAAGCTGACGCTGGGCACCGACGTCGTCTCGCTCGATGATCGCGCCCCGGGCTCGCATCCGGAAGTCACGACCGGGGAATACGCCCTGATCGCCGTGACCGACAACGGCGAGGGTATGACGCCCGAAGTGATTGGCCGGGTGTTCGAGCCGTTTTACACCACCAAGGAGGTCGGCAAGGGCTCAGGCCTCGGCCTGAGCATGGTGTACGGATTTGCCAAGCAGTCGAACGGTCACGTCTCGATTTACAGCGAGCCGGGGCTGGGCACGACGGTGCGCCTCTATTTGCCGCGCGTCGGCACCGCCGTTCCGCGGGTTCCCGAGCAAGACACCGCCAATGAAGAAGGCGCCCCCAGGGGCGATGAAACGATCCTGGTGGCCGAGGACGATCCCTTCGTCCGCGCGTCGGTCGTGCGCAGGCTGGAAAGCCTCGGCTACACCGTGATCGCTGCCGTCACCGGCGACGATGCCCTGGGCAAGCTTCGGGCAAACCCCGGGATCGATATGCTGTTTACCGATATCGTCATGCCGGGCGGCATGAGCGGCTGGGACCTGGCCGATCTGGCCCGCCAGGTCCGCAGCGGCCTGCCGGTCGTTTTCAGCTCCGGCTACGCGTTGGAGACATTGATCGAAAAGGGACATGCCTCCGCGCGGTCGATCATTCTGACCAAGCCCTATCGCAAGGTCGAACTCGCCCGCCGGATCAGGGAAGCATTGGCGGCCGGGGCGCCGGCGTCCTGA
- a CDS encoding HWE histidine kinase domain-containing protein, which yields MVRLGFIIGFIALIGVLLSGLAAYRVHDQELQIEGIALARAIDVHASLVQDRLTERELLARVASGLFRASSVKANMLQPLRASIYAFKTDFVVASWIARLKPSELSQAESELKSAGFSNPIIRDFDDRPLDIKAIDKPINVLMDLEPRSPDTIGLPGRALDRHSVVGPMLAQAVAAGKPVASDPIPLLRQNGPVGLVLAAPVSQEGSSELAGFVTFSYELAPLMLANDDRSLFSVVLKDPRDANDEFVANDAGVVTLRALAKEGPAPSMVRTVTFGGRDWSLAYYAKTNLVQRAQQTAVIVAAIGLALTGIICGLFGYVAYNNLRLSREIQVRIGFERRLTAVIDELNHRVKNILAVIQSIVTRTLRHGADIDVARELLIGRIHAMSNVVTLLSESQWQGVKLKGLFESRAIPHADRIVVTGPDIAVSARAAQSLSLLFFELASHSDEGLSLVGKHPHIVVNWEVTGEEPDTIFHFRWEEFNTSAATRREDSDFGLILLDRVAPEALGGTAKRYFTDVSYVYELTAPMVTVVDMSERDRTDQISAPVRPVR from the coding sequence GTGGTCCGGCTGGGATTCATCATCGGCTTTATCGCGCTGATCGGGGTTTTGCTCTCCGGTCTCGCGGCCTATCGCGTCCACGATCAGGAGCTGCAGATCGAGGGGATCGCGCTGGCGCGGGCGATCGACGTCCACGCCAGCCTGGTGCAGGACCGCCTGACCGAGCGCGAGTTGCTTGCGCGGGTTGCGTCCGGCCTTTTCCGCGCTTCGTCGGTGAAGGCCAACATGCTCCAGCCGCTGCGGGCATCGATCTATGCCTTCAAGACCGACTTCGTGGTGGCGTCGTGGATCGCGCGGCTCAAGCCGAGCGAGCTGAGCCAGGCCGAATCGGAACTCAAGAGCGCCGGCTTCTCCAACCCCATCATTCGCGATTTCGATGACCGGCCGCTCGATATCAAGGCGATCGACAAGCCCATCAATGTGCTGATGGACCTGGAGCCGCGCAGCCCGGACACCATCGGCCTTCCCGGCCGCGCGCTGGACCGGCACTCGGTCGTAGGCCCGATGCTGGCGCAGGCGGTGGCGGCCGGCAAGCCTGTGGCGTCGGACCCGATCCCGCTGTTGCGGCAGAACGGGCCGGTCGGCCTCGTGCTGGCGGCGCCGGTGTCGCAGGAAGGCTCGAGCGAGCTCGCGGGCTTCGTCACCTTTTCCTACGAGCTGGCGCCGTTGATGCTGGCCAACGACGACCGTTCGCTGTTTTCCGTGGTGCTGAAGGATCCGCGCGACGCCAACGACGAGTTCGTCGCCAACGATGCCGGCGTCGTCACGTTGCGTGCGCTGGCTAAGGAGGGCCCGGCGCCGTCGATGGTGCGCACCGTGACGTTCGGTGGCCGCGACTGGTCGCTCGCTTATTACGCCAAGACCAACCTCGTACAGCGCGCGCAGCAAACGGCGGTCATCGTGGCCGCCATCGGCCTGGCGCTGACCGGCATCATCTGCGGCCTGTTCGGATACGTCGCCTACAACAATCTGCGGCTCAGCCGCGAGATCCAGGTACGGATCGGCTTCGAACGCCGGCTGACGGCTGTGATCGACGAGCTCAACCACCGGGTCAAGAACATCCTGGCCGTGATCCAGTCGATCGTGACGCGCACGCTGCGCCACGGCGCCGACATCGATGTCGCGCGCGAGCTCCTGATCGGACGCATTCACGCGATGTCCAATGTCGTTACGCTGCTCAGCGAAAGCCAGTGGCAGGGCGTCAAGCTGAAAGGCCTGTTCGAGTCGCGCGCGATCCCGCACGCCGACCGCATCGTGGTGACGGGCCCGGACATCGCCGTCAGCGCGCGCGCCGCGCAATCGCTCTCGTTGTTGTTCTTCGAACTGGCGTCGCATTCCGACGAGGGCCTGTCGCTGGTCGGCAAGCACCCGCATATCGTGGTGAACTGGGAAGTCACCGGTGAGGAGCCGGATACGATTTTTCATTTCCGCTGGGAAGAGTTCAACACCAGCGCCGCGACGCGGCGGGAAGACAGCGATTTCGGCCTGATCCTGCTGGATCGTGTGGCGCCGGAAGCGCTCGGCGGCACCGCCAAACGCTACTTCACCGATGTCAGCTACGTCTACGAACTCACCGCGCCGATGGTGACCGTCGTCGATATGAGCGAACGCGACCGCACCGACCAGATCTCCGCGCCGGTAAGGCCGGTGAGGTAG
- a CDS encoding sigma-70 family RNA polymerase sigma factor: MPLTDSLRDDILASVPSLRAFAISLSGNGDRADDLVQETLLRAIANIDSFQPGSNLPAWLFTILRNLFRSDYRKRRREVEDAEGNYAKTLKTQPAQNAHLEFEEFRVALEKLPQDQREALILVGASGFSYEDAAAICGCAVGTIKSRVNRARSKLSALLYVDGAEDFGPDNTVRAVIGGNSS, encoded by the coding sequence ATGCCTCTCACAGACTCACTTCGCGACGACATTTTGGCGTCGGTCCCCAGCCTGCGCGCGTTCGCGATCTCGCTCTCCGGTAATGGCGACCGCGCCGACGACCTGGTGCAGGAAACCTTGCTGCGCGCCATCGCCAATATCGACTCGTTTCAGCCCGGCTCCAACCTGCCAGCATGGCTGTTTACCATCCTGCGCAACCTGTTCCGCTCCGACTATCGCAAGCGGCGGCGCGAGGTGGAGGACGCCGAGGGCAATTACGCCAAAACCCTGAAGACCCAGCCGGCGCAAAACGCCCATCTGGAATTCGAGGAGTTTCGCGTCGCGCTCGAAAAGCTGCCACAAGACCAGCGCGAGGCGCTGATCCTAGTCGGCGCCTCCGGCTTCTCCTATGAAGACGCCGCGGCGATCTGCGGCTGCGCGGTCGGCACCATCAAGAGCCGCGTCAACCGCGCGCGCTCGAAGCTGTCCGCTTTGCTCTATGTCGACGGCGCCGAGGATTTCGGCCCAGACAACACCGTGCGCGCCGTGATCGGCGGCAACAGCAGCTGA
- a CDS encoding methyl-accepting chemotaxis protein yields MLNRLTVSALLKTVILATSFCVVVGFSLNAWDSWGRLQQTARISVITDASANMFKAMHNLRTDRSTTNRLLNGGAPMDGDIEKYLRSLRDAEMPGMSNALALFGKIEFPQQQTLVPEFDRLFRTLTAAQKEFWELMAQPTSPRRAALAKEYMETTQGLLNVLDKLSGVLAGSVNHQDAVIDQLFAIKQIAWLLRNTAGEASLLISNGLAMERIPAETRLTFTKFVGGTDAAWNALQLTASGMQLPPALASAIEANKKAYFEQSYLDLRERLLKAMIAGEKPELTANQWSPITVGRLSAAVGVAEGALDAARDHSAMQYSSAMRSLVLQLSLLAAALALTFGAMTMVTRRVIRPLHNMRDAMLKVAAGDLAVDTGYTTRQDEIGALAGALETFKQQAMDKVRIEAQEREHNAAAMGRQKAIENYVGEFESVVRQTLNQLGDASGQMRTTSTGLSTVSRQTNARVEVAEKASGEASNSVESVAAAAEELSASINDISQQAAHAAGIASRAVGQARETDSTVQGLAKSAARIGEVVGLINTIAAQTNLLALNATIEAARAGEAGRGFAVVASEVKSLASQTAKATEEISEQISDIQKVAGEAIDAIKRIGGIIGEVNEVATAIAAAVQEQGAATQEITRSTQYAAQGTKNVSENIVGVKADADAAAVAADDVKSASETLETQSQQLGHQVTDFLGKIRAA; encoded by the coding sequence ATGTTGAATCGTCTGACCGTATCGGCGCTGCTGAAGACCGTCATCCTCGCCACTTCCTTCTGCGTGGTGGTCGGATTTTCGCTCAACGCCTGGGATTCCTGGGGGCGCCTGCAGCAGACCGCACGCATCTCGGTCATCACCGACGCTTCCGCCAACATGTTCAAGGCGATGCACAATCTGCGCACCGACCGCTCGACGACCAACCGGCTGCTGAACGGCGGCGCGCCGATGGACGGCGACATCGAGAAATACCTGCGATCGCTGCGCGACGCCGAAATGCCGGGCATGAGCAACGCGCTCGCGCTGTTCGGCAAAATCGAATTCCCCCAGCAGCAGACCCTGGTCCCCGAATTCGACCGCCTGTTCAGGACGCTGACCGCCGCGCAGAAGGAATTCTGGGAGCTGATGGCGCAGCCGACATCTCCACGCCGTGCGGCGCTGGCCAAGGAATACATGGAGACGACGCAGGGGTTGCTGAACGTCCTCGATAAACTGTCGGGCGTGCTCGCCGGCAGCGTCAACCACCAGGACGCCGTGATCGACCAGTTGTTCGCCATCAAGCAGATCGCCTGGCTGCTGCGTAACACCGCCGGCGAGGCTTCGCTGCTGATTTCGAACGGACTGGCGATGGAGCGGATCCCGGCGGAAACCCGCCTGACCTTCACCAAATTCGTCGGTGGCACCGACGCCGCATGGAACGCGCTGCAACTGACCGCGTCCGGCATGCAATTGCCGCCGGCGTTGGCCAGCGCGATCGAGGCCAACAAGAAGGCGTATTTCGAACAGTCCTATCTCGACCTGCGCGAGCGCCTGCTGAAGGCGATGATCGCCGGCGAAAAACCCGAACTGACCGCGAACCAGTGGAGCCCGATCACGGTCGGACGTCTCAGCGCCGCCGTCGGTGTCGCCGAAGGCGCGCTCGACGCGGCCCGCGATCACTCAGCGATGCAGTATTCCAGCGCCATGCGCTCGCTGGTGCTACAACTGTCGCTGCTGGCCGCCGCCCTCGCCTTGACGTTCGGCGCGATGACGATGGTCACCCGTCGCGTCATCCGGCCGCTGCACAACATGCGCGACGCGATGCTCAAGGTCGCCGCCGGCGACCTCGCGGTCGACACCGGCTACACCACGCGCCAGGACGAAATCGGCGCGCTGGCCGGCGCACTGGAAACCTTCAAGCAGCAGGCGATGGACAAGGTCCGGATCGAGGCGCAGGAGCGCGAGCACAACGCCGCCGCCATGGGCCGGCAGAAGGCGATCGAAAACTATGTCGGCGAGTTCGAGAGCGTGGTGCGCCAGACGCTGAACCAGCTCGGCGACGCGTCGGGCCAGATGCGCACCACGTCGACCGGCCTGTCGACGGTTTCCCGCCAGACCAATGCCCGCGTCGAGGTCGCCGAGAAGGCGTCCGGCGAAGCTTCGAACAGTGTCGAGAGCGTCGCGGCCGCGGCCGAGGAACTCAGCGCCTCGATCAACGACATCTCGCAGCAGGCGGCGCATGCAGCCGGCATTGCCAGCCGCGCGGTCGGCCAGGCGCGCGAAACCGACAGCACCGTTCAGGGCCTCGCCAAATCCGCGGCGCGGATCGGCGAAGTCGTCGGCCTGATCAACACCATCGCAGCCCAGACCAACCTGCTGGCGCTGAACGCCACCATCGAAGCCGCCCGGGCCGGTGAAGCCGGCCGCGGCTTTGCGGTGGTCGCTTCCGAAGTCAAATCGCTGGCGAGCCAGACCGCGAAGGCGACCGAGGAGATTTCCGAGCAGATCTCCGACATCCAGAAGGTCGCCGGCGAAGCCATCGACGCCATCAAGCGCATCGGCGGCATCATCGGCGAGGTCAACGAGGTCGCGACCGCGATTGCCGCCGCGGTGCAGGAACAGGGCGCCGCGACCCAGGAGATCACGCGCAGCACGCAGTACGCGGCGCAAGGCACCAAGAACGTCTCCGAGAACATCGTCGGTGTGAAGGCCGACGCCGATGCGGCGGCGGTAGCGGCTGACGACGTCAAGAGCGCCTCCGAAACGCTGGAGACGCAGAGCCAGCAGCTCGGCCATCAGGTCACGGATTTCCTTGGGAAGATTCGGGCGGCGTAG
- a CDS encoding DUF2865 domain-containing protein, producing MNMRVQYGKPAAWTAAVLLCAAALAPAAQAQDFFSALFGGFGGRARAPHPYISMPFANEDGSIPAPRSELRSRYAGGGGQAFCVRTCDGRYFPITASDNASRAASCNSFCPASETTVVYGSNIDSAATDNGKPYSELPNAFRYRTEIVAGCTCNGKDQMGLAPVKIENDPTLRKGDIVAGENGLVVAGRSADRRGAALNFSPASERVRAKYQRAPVVAAE from the coding sequence ATGAACATGCGCGTGCAATATGGAAAACCGGCAGCGTGGACAGCGGCGGTGCTGCTGTGCGCCGCCGCGTTGGCGCCGGCAGCCCAGGCCCAGGATTTTTTCTCGGCGCTGTTCGGCGGCTTCGGTGGCCGGGCGCGGGCCCCGCATCCCTATATCTCGATGCCGTTTGCCAACGAGGATGGTTCGATCCCGGCGCCGCGGAGCGAGCTGCGGTCGCGCTATGCCGGTGGTGGCGGCCAGGCGTTCTGCGTGCGCACCTGCGACGGCCGTTATTTCCCGATTACGGCGTCGGACAACGCAAGCCGGGCGGCGTCGTGCAACAGTTTTTGTCCCGCCAGCGAGACCACGGTGGTCTATGGCAGCAACATCGACAGTGCCGCGACCGACAACGGAAAGCCCTATTCGGAACTGCCAAATGCCTTTCGGTATCGCACCGAGATCGTGGCGGGGTGCACCTGTAACGGCAAGGACCAGATGGGCTTGGCGCCTGTCAAGATCGAGAACGATCCGACGCTGCGCAAGGGCGACATCGTCGCCGGCGAAAACGGCCTCGTGGTTGCCGGCCGCAGCGCCGACAGACGCGGCGCCGCGCTGAACTTCTCACCCGCGTCGGAACGCGTGCGCGCGAAGTACCAACGTGCGCCGGTGGTGGCGGCGGAGTGA
- a CDS encoding MATE family efflux transporter gives MTDRTNAYTGDSIPRTFARTALPIILLTSVNGLLTVVDAMFLGAFVGPDALTAVTMVFPLSMLMVALATMISSGMASILGRLLGAARLDEARGIFAGAHGLSFCVGAIAMALFAAFGWPLTLALATGSTELAAMAHSFLSITIFTSPLLFLLSVQSDALRIEGRVGAMALAGLMVTLANIGFNYLLIAPLKFGVAGSACGTALAQAIALALVVLYRQSGRARLTLAPMDLASSKTGWREMLALGAPRSLAFVGIAAGAAATILSLRLNGGAHTDASIAAYGVLSRMMTFAYFPLLGMSLALQAMVSNNTGAGLWPRSNATLKLALAWSLAYAGLAEGLLILFRKDIGGLFVTDAVVIAEVARILPVFVAGYFSSGPMMMIANYFQSIGDIRRSALLSLARTYLFAIPLIFLLPLAIGEQGIWLALPLADFALVAVTLAVLRARSSRAGWGLFQRA, from the coding sequence ATGACCGACCGAACGAACGCCTATACCGGCGATTCCATCCCGCGGACCTTCGCGCGGACCGCGCTGCCGATCATCCTGCTGACCAGCGTCAACGGTCTGCTGACCGTGGTCGATGCGATGTTTCTCGGTGCCTTTGTCGGGCCGGACGCGCTGACTGCGGTGACCATGGTATTTCCGCTCTCGATGCTGATGGTGGCGCTGGCGACGATGATCTCGAGCGGCATGGCGAGCATACTCGGCCGTCTGCTTGGCGCTGCCAGGCTCGACGAGGCGCGCGGCATATTCGCCGGCGCGCATGGCCTGTCGTTCTGCGTCGGCGCCATCGCGATGGCGCTGTTCGCAGCATTCGGCTGGCCGCTGACTCTGGCGCTCGCCACGGGCTCGACGGAACTGGCTGCCATGGCGCACAGCTTCCTCAGCATCACGATTTTCACCTCGCCGCTGCTGTTCCTGCTGTCTGTGCAGTCGGACGCGCTGCGCATCGAGGGGCGGGTCGGCGCCATGGCGCTCGCCGGCCTCATGGTGACGCTGGCCAATATCGGCTTCAACTATCTCCTGATCGCGCCGCTCAAATTCGGCGTCGCCGGTTCGGCCTGCGGCACCGCGCTGGCGCAGGCGATCGCGTTGGCGCTGGTCGTGCTCTATCGCCAGAGCGGCAGGGCGCGGCTGACGCTGGCACCCATGGATCTGGCGTCGTCGAAGACAGGCTGGCGCGAGATGCTGGCGCTCGGCGCGCCACGCAGCCTTGCCTTTGTTGGCATCGCGGCGGGTGCTGCGGCGACCATCCTGTCGCTGCGACTGAACGGCGGCGCGCACACCGACGCGTCGATTGCGGCCTATGGCGTGCTGAGCCGAATGATGACCTTTGCCTACTTCCCGCTGCTTGGCATGAGCCTCGCGCTGCAGGCGATGGTCAGCAACAATACCGGCGCTGGGCTATGGCCGCGATCCAACGCCACCCTGAAGCTGGCGCTGGCCTGGAGCCTTGCCTATGCTGGCCTCGCCGAGGGCCTGCTGATCCTGTTCCGAAAAGACATCGGCGGACTGTTCGTGACCGACGCGGTCGTGATCGCCGAGGTTGCGCGCATCCTCCCGGTATTCGTCGCCGGCTACTTCTCGTCCGGCCCGATGATGATGATCGCAAACTATTTCCAGAGCATCGGCGACATCAGGCGCTCGGCGCTGTTGTCGCTGGCGCGCACCTATCTGTTCGCGATTCCGCTGATCTTCCTCTTGCCGCTCGCGATCGGCGAGCAGGGCATCTGGCTGGCGCTGCCGCTCGCCGACTTCGCCCTGGTGGCGGTGACGCTCGCGGTGCTGCGGGCGCGATCGAGCAGAGCGGGATGGGGGTTGTTTCAGAGGGCGTGA